The Zalophus californianus isolate mZalCal1 chromosome X, mZalCal1.pri.v2, whole genome shotgun sequence genome window below encodes:
- the TREX2 gene encoding three prime repair exonuclease 2, with the protein MSEAPRAETFVFLDLEATGLPSIDPEVAEISLFAVHRSSLESPDRDESGAPVLPRVLDKLTLCMSPERPFTAKASEITGLSSDSLARCRKAGFDDAVVRTLQAFLSRQEGPICLVAHNGFDYDFPLLCTELRRLGAHLPPDTVCLDTLPALRSLDRAHSHGTRAQGCKGYSLGSLFRRYFQAEPSAAHSAEGDVHTLLMVFLHRATELLGWADEQARSWARIEPMYVPSDGPSLEV; encoded by the coding sequence ATGTCCGAGGCACCCCGGGCCGAGACTTTCGTCTTCCTGGATCTGGAAGCCACTGGGCTCCCCAGTATAGATCCCGAGGTGGCTGAGATATCCCTGTTTGCGgtgcaccgctcctccctggaGAGCCCAGATCGAGACGAGTCTGGTGCCCCTGTGCTGCCCCGGGTCCTGGACAAGCTCACGCTGTGCATGAGTCCAGAGCGCCCTTTCACCGCCAAGGCCAGTGAGATCACCGGCCTGAGCAGCGACAGCCTGGCGCGGTGCCGGAAGGCCGGCTTCGACGATGCCGTGGTGCGGACGCTGCAGGCCTTCTTGAGCCGCCAGGAGGGCCCCATCTGCCTTGTGGCCCACAACGGCTTTGATTATGACTTCCCCCTGCTGTGCACAGAGCTGCGGCGCCTGGGCGCCCACCTGCCCCCGGACACCGTCTGTCTGGATACACTGCCTGCGCTGCGGAGCCTGGACCGTGCCCACAGCCATGGCACCCGGGCCCAGGGCTGCAAGGGTTACAGCCTGGGCAGCCTCTTCCGCCGCTACTTCCAGGCAGAGCCAAGTGCAGCCCACTCAGCCGAGGGTGATGTCCACACCCTGCTCATGGTCTTCCTGCACCGCGCTACTGAGCTGCTTGGCTGGGCTGACGAGCAGGCCCGAAGCTGGGCCCGCATCGAGCCCATGTATGTGCCATCCGATGGCCCGAGCCTTGAAGTCTGA
- the ZFP92 gene encoding zinc finger protein 92 homolog produces MAAILLKARPKVPVSFEDVSVYFTKTEWKLLDLRQRILYKRVMLENYRHLASLGFLSSKPHLVSWLEQGEGPRAAGTCRTRAAAGMQKGDRIKNRTLVSKQKHCLKELTRTDLQAGNKSQVARPPGETLERGAGRAHSPQTGSGGVDPPGEKGQSSSSGDGREMRQRSSPSGWQESIRRQQGSRGAEKRYLCQQCGKSFSRSSNLIKHRVIHSGEKPYECPECGKLFRRSFALLEHQRIHSGEKPFVCSECGKAFTRSSNLIKHQIIHSGEKPYKCPECGKPFRRSFALLEHQRIHSGERPYACSRCGKAFSRSSNLIEHQRTHSGEKPYTCSQCPKAFKGVSQLIHHQRLHSGEKPFKCKECGKAFRGCSGLSQHQRAHSGEKPYECSECGRAFSRRANLFKHQAVHSPQRPYECQDCGRAIQSSLVLLEPRPAHGGERPLAGSRGPGGSALGGSALGGSALGGSALG; encoded by the exons ATGGCCGCCATTCTCTTGAAGGCCAGACCCAAG GTGCCAGTATCTTTTGAAGACGTGTCCGTGTACTTCACCAAGACAGAATGGAAGCTTCTGGACCTCAGACAAAGGATCCTCTACAAGAGAGTGATGCTGGAGAACTATCGCCATTTGGCGTCACTGG GATTTTTATCGTCCAAGCCTCACCTGGTCTCCTGGCTGGAACAAGGGGAGGGGCCCCGGGCAGCAGGCACCTGCAGAACACGGGCCGCCGCAGGGATGCAGAAAG GTGACAGGATAAAGAACAGGACATTGGTTTCAAAGCAGAAGCATTGCCTCAAAGAACTCACAAGGACCGATCTGCAGGCCGGTAACAAGAGCCAGGTGGCCAGGCCACCGGGGGAAACGCTTGAGCGCGGAGCGGGACGTGCTCATTCTCCACAGACAGGTTCCGGCGGGGTTGACCCCCCCGGGGAGAAAGGTCAGAGCAGCTCCTCGGGGGACGGAAGAGAGATGCGGCAGAGAAGTAGCCCCAGTGGTTGGCAGGAGTCAATTAGAAGGCAGCAGGGTTCCAGAGGCGCGGAGAAGCGTTACCTATGTCAGCAGTGTGGGAAATCCTTCAGCCGCAGCTCCAACCTCATCAAGCACCGGGTCATCCACAGCGGCGAGAAGCCGTACGAGTGCCCCGAGTGCGGGAAGCTCTTCCGGCGCAGCTTCGCGCTGCTGGAGCACCAGCGCATCCACAGCGGCGAGAAGCCCTTTGTGTGCAGCGAGTGCGGCAAGGCCTTTACGCGCAGCTCCAACCTCATCAAGCACCAAATCATCCACAGCGGCGAGAAGCCCTACAAGTGCCCCGAGTGCGGGAAGCCCTTCCGGCGCAGCTTCGCGCTGCTGGAGCACCAGCGCATCCACAGCGGCGAGCGGCCCTACGCGTGCAGCAGGTGCGGGAAGGCCTTCAGCAGGAGCTCCAACCTCATCGAGCACCAGCGCACCCACAGCGGCGAGAAGCCCTACACGTGCAGCCAGTGTCCGAAAGCCTTCAAGGGCGTCTCCCAGCTCATCCACCACCAGCGCCTCCACAGCGGGGAGAAGCCCTTCAAGTGCAAAGAGTGCGGGAAGGCCTTCCGGGGCTGCTCGGGTCTCAGTCAGCACCAGCGGGCGCACAGCGGGGAGAAGCCCTACGAGTGCAGTGAGTGTGGGAGGGCCTTCAGCCGGCGAGCCAACCTCTTCAAGCACCAGGCCGTTCACAGCCCGCAGAGGCCCTACGAATGCCAAGACTGCGGGAGGGCGATCCAGAGCAGCCTCGTCCTCCTGGAGCCCCGGCCCGCGCACGGTGGCGAGCGGCCGCTCGCAGGCAGCCGGGGCCCGGGCGGGAGCGCCCTCGGCGGGAGCGCCCTCGGCGGGAGCGCCCTCGGCGGGAGCGCCCTCGGC